From Phragmites australis chromosome 5, lpPhrAust1.1, whole genome shotgun sequence, a single genomic window includes:
- the LOC133919522 gene encoding uncharacterized protein LOC133919522 has product MAFLPSTAAISLRAHLYLGSSSRRRSVLPTAVNSTANSNSTSPHPILSSLRLAASAAVLLAATAPAIACTPSLPVSTPPPTALTATVSPDDPIPDDDSHPFEKLIAETAALVRFGGGDLARARLSSAAFGSDEICARLLAAQALFVDGKVEEAIADFEELAREDPGDYRPLFCQGMLYFALGRTEESVSVLVRCREVAGGKFDPDFTMVSSPADAAVADAESGCREGGGSGA; this is encoded by the coding sequence atGGCCTTCCTTCCCTCTACCGCTGCCATCTCCCTCCGCGCCCACCTCTACCTAggctcctcctcccggcgccGCTCCGTCCTCCCCACTGCCGTCAATTccacagccaactccaactccacATCTCCGCACCCCATCCTTTCCTCCCTCCGCCTCGCGGcctccgccgccgtcctcctcgCGGCCACCGCCCCGGCAATCGCTTGCACCCCGTCCCTGCCCGTGTCCACGCCCCCACCGACCGCACTAACGGCTACGGTCTCCCCTGACGACCCCATCCCCGACGACGACTCCCACCCCTTTGAGAAGCTCATCGCCGAGACTGCCGCGCTCGTCCGCTTCGGCGGTGGGGacctcgcgcgcgcgcgcctctCATCCGCTGCCTTCGGGAGCGACGAGATATGCGCACGCCTCCTCGCGGCGCAGGCGCTGTTCGTGGACGGcaaggtggaggaggcgatcGCCGACTTCGAGGAGCTCGCGCGGGAGGACCCCGGCGACTACCGCCCCCTGTTCTGCCAGGGCATGCTGTACTTCGCTCTGGGCAGGACGGAGGAATCGGTTTCGGTGCTCGTGCGCTGCCGCGAGGTTGCCGGCGGCAAATTCGACCCCGATTTCACAATGGTTTCCTCGCCGGCCGATGCGGCGGTGGCGGACGCGGAATCGGGGTGCAGAGAAGGTGGAGGCAGCGGCGCTTGA
- the LOC133917663 gene encoding cytosolic sulfotransferase 15-like, translating to MVVGENGCPNAFAKYEELAASLLGQGSFPYRKYDGFWYPENLMAPTLAMRDTFVARPTDVILASMPKSGITWLKALAFCVVHRGRHGLADAQHPLLISSPHELVPFLHSLYENHGSAPPGPLLEDMPSPRVLAVHTPLSSLPASVQESGCRIVYLCRDPKDAFVSLHHYLNEIKPAVSSVTPFAEAFDLYCDGVTGFGPVWDHMAEYWESVARPEEVMFLRYEHLKEDAVGSVRRLAEFLGCPFTDEEAARGAPEAVVALCSMERMRSVEANRDGMHGTDSWSFKNSAFFRKGEVGDWKAHMTAEMAGRLDGVVEEKLRGSGLSLTRN from the coding sequence ATGGTCGTCGGCGAGAACGGATGCCCAAACGCCTTCGCCAAGTACGAGGAGCTGGCGGCCTCCCTCCTGGGCCAAGGGAGCTTCCCGTACCGGAAGTACGACGGCTTCTGGTACCCGGAGAATCTGATGGCGCCGACGCTGGCCATGCGGGACACGTTCGTCGCCCGACCGACCGATGTCATCCTCGCCTCCATGCCCAAGTCCGGCATAACGTGGCTCAAGGCGCTCGCTTTCTGCGTCGTGCACCGCGGCCGCCACGGGCTGGCCGACGCGCAGCACCCACTCCTCATCTCCAGCCCCCACGAGCTGGTGCCGTTCCTGCACTCCCTCTACGAGAATCACGGCTCAGCACCGCCCGGTCCGCTCCTCGAAGATATGCCGTCTCCGCGCGTCTTGGCCGTGCACACGCCGTTATCGTCCTTGCCGGCGTCCGTGCAGGAGTCGGGGTGCCGCATCGTCTACCTGTGTCGAGACCCCAAGGACGCATTTGTCTCGCTCCATCACTACCTCAACGAGATCAAACCGGCAGTGTCCTCCGTGACACCGTTCGCCGAGGCGTTCGACCTGTACTGCGACGGTGTGACAGGGTTCGGGCCGGTGTGGGACCACATGGCCGAGTATTGGGAGAGCGTGGCGAGGCCGGAGGAGGTGATGTTCCTCCGGTACGAGCACCTGAAGGAGGACGCCGTTGGGAGCGTGAGGCGGCTGGCGGAGTTCCTCGGCTGCCCGTTCaccgacgaggaggcggcgagaGGCGCCCCCGAGGCTGTCGTGGCGCTGTGCAGCATGGAACGGATGAGGAGCGTCGAGGCCAACCGGGACGGGATGCACGGGACAGACAGTTGGTCGTTCAAGAACTCAGCCTTCTTCCGGAAGGGGGAGGTCGGGGACTGGAAAGCGCACATGACGGCGGAAATGGCGGGGAGGCTTGACGGCGTCGTGGAGGAGAAGCTGCGAGGATCTGGGCTCTCTCTGACCCGCAACTGA